Below is a genomic region from Bacillus mycoides.
AATGAAAGTATTTGAGACAATTATCCACGGTAATGAACAAGATTTAATGCAGGAAAATGCAAATGTAGATGGTCGATCTCCAATGGGAGTAATGGGAACGTTCGCATCTGAGAGCGCAAAATATTATGCAGTAGAAAAATTATTATCAGATCAAGTGAAAAAAGCGATAGATCAAAATATATTATATCCACATGATTTAGATTTTTATGCAACAGGAACGACGACTTGTTCGCAAATTCCGTTAGCGCAAATGCTAGCTAACGGTTTTCATACTGGACATGGACATATGAGACAACCGCAAGACATTAAAAGTGCGTTGGCGCTTTCTTCAATTATTTTTCAGGCGAATCAAAATATGCAGCACGGTGGTCAATCGTTTGCACTCTTTGATATTGATTTAGCTCCATATGTGAGAAAAACAGTAAAGAGACATAAAAAACGACTACAGTCATATCCGCTTACGAAAGAACAAATAGAGGAATTTGCATGGAAAGAGACAGAAAATGATACGTATCAGGCGTGTGAGGCTTTCGTTCATAATTCAAATAGTATGCATAGTAGGGGCGGGGGACAAGTACCATTTATTTCTATTAACTACGGAACAGACACATCGAAAGAGGGAAGACTTTTAATTAAGCAACTTTTAAAAGCGACGCAAGCTGGACTTGGTAAAGGGGAAACACCGATTTTTCCTATTCAAATTTTCAAAATGAAAAAAGGCGTGAACTTTGAAGAGTGTGATCCGAACTATGATTTATTTGAATTAGCGTTAGAAACGACCGCTGAGCGATTATTCCCTAACTTTTCGTTTTTAGATGCTCCGTTTAATGCTGTGCATTATGATGGTCGACCTGAAAGTGAAGTATGTTATATGGGGTGCCGTACTCGTGTTATGTCTAATATACATGGGGAAGAAACAGCAATTGGAAGAGGGAATTTATCGTTTACTTCTATTAATTTAGTGAAATTAGCGCTAATTAGTGGTTCAAAAGAAGCGTTTTTTGAAGCGCTAAGTTATTATTTAGATTTAGGCGTTAAGCAATTATTAGAGAGATTTGCTTATCAATGTACAAAGAGAGCAAGAGATTTTCAGTTCTTATATTCACAAGGTGTATGGCGTGGTGGAGAGACGTTACAACCTGAAGATGCTGTGGCACCGATTTTAAAACAAGGGACGTTAAGTCTTGGTTTTATCGGTCTTGCAGAATGTTTAGTAGCGTTAACTGGAAAGCATCATGGAGAAAATGAAGAATCGTGGAAGCTTGGATATGAAATTATTTCCTTTATGAGAGAGAGAATGGATAAGGCGATGGAAGAACATCAACTCAATTTCTCTGTAATTGCAACGCCAGCAGAAGGGTTATCAGGAAAGTTTGTGAAAAAAGATAGAGAAGAATTTGGTGTAATTAGCGGTGTGACAAATCATAATTATTATACAAATTCGTTCCATGTACCGGTGTATTACAATATTCAAGCGATAGATAAAATTCGATTAGAAGGACCGTTCCACGCTCTTTGTAATGGCGGACATATTACGTACATTGAACTAGATGGTGCAGCTGTGCATAATCAAAAAGCGTTAAAGCAAATTGTACAAGCGATGGCGCAGTACGGAGTGGGGTACGGTTCAATTAACCATCCTGTTGATCGTTGTAAGTGCTGTAGTTATCATGGCATTATCGGGAATGAATGTCCGAGTTGCGGGAATGAAGATGAGAATGAAATAGAAAGAATTCGCCGCATAACAGGATATCTTGTTGGAGATATGTCAAAGTGGAATAGCGCGAAACGTAGTGAAGAGATGGATCGGGTGAAGCATAAATGAAAGTTATGAATATCATTCATGATAGTGTAGTAGATGGAGAAGGATTGCGGACAGTCGTGTTTTTTGCGGGCTGTCCGCATCGTTGTATCGGTTGCCATAATCCGCAATCATGGAATGTTTGCAATGGAACTGAAATGACGGTAGAAGAAATTGTGAAAGAGATTGAAAAAAATTCATTAACCGATGTAACATTTTCAGGCGGAGATCCATTTTTTCAAGCTGCTGAAGTGAAAAAAGTAGCAAAAGCAGTGAAGGATTTGAGAAAAAATCTATGGATTTATACAGGTTACAGGTTAGAAGAGATACAGAGTGCTCAAAATAATGATATGATAGAATTGTTACATTATGGGGATGTTTTGGTCGATGGAAGATTTGAACTTGATAAAAAAGATTTAACACTTCCATTTCGCGGAAGCTCCAATCAACGTATAATTCGATTGAAAGAGTAAAAAGGCGGGATAGGTTATATGAATAAAACAGTATTACTTGTTGAAGATGAAAGAAGATTACGTGAAATTGTTAGTGATTATTTTCGTA
It encodes:
- a CDS encoding anaerobic ribonucleoside triphosphate reductase translates to MLKQNLRGEELMKVFETIIHGNEQDLMQENANVDGRSPMGVMGTFASESAKYYAVEKLLSDQVKKAIDQNILYPHDLDFYATGTTTCSQIPLAQMLANGFHTGHGHMRQPQDIKSALALSSIIFQANQNMQHGGQSFALFDIDLAPYVRKTVKRHKKRLQSYPLTKEQIEEFAWKETENDTYQACEAFVHNSNSMHSRGGGQVPFISINYGTDTSKEGRLLIKQLLKATQAGLGKGETPIFPIQIFKMKKGVNFEECDPNYDLFELALETTAERLFPNFSFLDAPFNAVHYDGRPESEVCYMGCRTRVMSNIHGEETAIGRGNLSFTSINLVKLALISGSKEAFFEALSYYLDLGVKQLLERFAYQCTKRARDFQFLYSQGVWRGGETLQPEDAVAPILKQGTLSLGFIGLAECLVALTGKHHGENEESWKLGYEIISFMRERMDKAMEEHQLNFSVIATPAEGLSGKFVKKDREEFGVISGVTNHNYYTNSFHVPVYYNIQAIDKIRLEGPFHALCNGGHITYIELDGAAVHNQKALKQIVQAMAQYGVGYGSINHPVDRCKCCSYHGIIGNECPSCGNEDENEIERIRRITGYLVGDMSKWNSAKRSEEMDRVKHK
- the nrdG gene encoding anaerobic ribonucleoside-triphosphate reductase activating protein, which codes for MKVMNIIHDSVVDGEGLRTVVFFAGCPHRCIGCHNPQSWNVCNGTEMTVEEIVKEIEKNSLTDVTFSGGDPFFQAAEVKKVAKAVKDLRKNLWIYTGYRLEEIQSAQNNDMIELLHYGDVLVDGRFELDKKDLTLPFRGSSNQRIIRLKE